One Dictyoglomus thermophilum H-6-12 DNA window includes the following coding sequences:
- a CDS encoding radical SAM/SPASM domain-containing protein gives MKNLAAIILNCTSRCNLNCYYCAAKEFTDELDRNSIEKILNSTIELKTYYLMIAGGEPLLRSDIYDILDHANKLGLVIILMSNGTLINKYIAKKLKDIGVDAVRLTLDSTEEYKIDKIKGSGAYRKILMAINYLNHEGIGVNLNIPISYDNINEIEQFLNFAINNNIRTLRFSPIIKKDLNVEICEILLRQILVLHEKYNENISYIDYEPINELDEFYEVLGNLRCTGGRMLLNVNPDGSITKCPYVRRSLGNIKENELKEIWIKSYFNTKSSSICEVMKINLAVLLGNIVYNVKEVSIETIRKVVSAWYFMIKGKEEYCLRDLPLWYINLR, from the coding sequence ATGAAAAACTTAGCTGCAATTATATTAAATTGCACCAGTAGATGTAATTTGAACTGTTATTACTGTGCAGCAAAAGAGTTTACTGACGAATTAGATAGGAATAGTATAGAAAAAATATTGAACTCAACAATAGAACTTAAAACTTACTACTTAATGATAGCTGGTGGAGAACCTCTTCTAAGAAGTGATATATATGATATATTAGATCATGCGAATAAATTAGGATTGGTAATAATACTTATGAGTAATGGTACACTAATAAATAAATATATAGCTAAAAAACTTAAAGATATAGGGGTTGATGCTGTTAGATTAACGTTAGATAGTACAGAAGAATATAAAATTGATAAAATAAAAGGTAGTGGAGCTTATAGAAAAATTTTAATGGCTATAAATTATTTAAATCATGAAGGAATAGGTGTAAATCTTAATATACCTATAAGTTATGACAACATTAATGAAATTGAACAATTTTTAAACTTTGCAATAAACAACAATATTAGAACTTTAAGATTTTCTCCAATTATTAAAAAGGATTTAAATGTAGAAATTTGTGAGATATTGCTAAGACAAATATTAGTACTTCACGAGAAATATAATGAAAATATATCTTACATAGATTATGAACCTATCAACGAACTAGATGAATTCTATGAAGTTCTTGGAAATCTTAGATGTACTGGTGGTAGAATGCTTCTAAATGTAAATCCAGATGGAAGTATAACAAAGTGTCCTTATGTGAGAAGAAGTCTAGGAAATATAAAGGAGAATGAATTGAAGGAGATATGGATAAAATCATATTTTAATACAAAATCCTCTTCGATTTGTGAGGTTATGAAGATAAATTTGGCTGTTCTTCTTGGCAATATAGTTTATAATGTAAAAGAAGTAAGTATTGAAACTATAAGAAAAGTTGTAAGCGCATGGTATTTTATGATAAAAGGAAAAGAAGAATATTGTTTAAGAGATTTGCCTTTGTGGTATATCAATTTAAGATGA
- a CDS encoding radical SAM/SPASM domain-containing protein has protein sequence MESSIGINLIKSGNVYPYLTDKIRAMHLMPTKTLIFCSIGDKVESVYGYNMEVINKDYGNILLRIDGKTSLSNIIKHFEVLKNNIYKYIENAYFKGWIEFSDTPKPYCSSHLVTGDREYFYPIHLAIELTDRCNLRCLHCYRSSTCEGIFIEKDKLFKIVEVLTKKGLRMVELTGGEPTLHPNFIEILSYLLSKLELVAILTNGTTIEEQVYKFLKINSDKLLINVSLDSSTPEFHDKFRGVKGSWEKACKIIAKLSNDGFIVRVAMSIAPENMMDVENTLLLAKKLGAVSFAWDLCNSFGRGSNIDWSIVRDEEWMKYEAMSKYILKKYHYMINFLPPSSIRKMSLGEENCGAGWRTFVLGPDGNLRICVNSPITLFKIGNIFEEGAKILKNKILEELSEIPLPRYESCKNCKFYAFCNNCIVKAVITAKNYDKCEWEGKRLIEYSDIIDNNLVCFIKKSIVY, from the coding sequence ATGGAGAGTTCCATAGGGATAAATCTTATTAAAAGTGGAAATGTTTATCCTTACCTAACGGATAAGATAAGAGCTATGCATTTGATGCCTACAAAAACATTAATTTTTTGTAGTATTGGTGATAAAGTTGAAAGTGTATACGGATATAATATGGAGGTAATAAATAAAGATTATGGGAATATATTATTAAGAATCGATGGAAAAACCTCTCTTTCTAATATAATAAAACATTTTGAAGTATTAAAAAACAATATATATAAATATATTGAAAATGCTTATTTTAAGGGCTGGATAGAATTTAGTGATACACCAAAACCCTACTGTTCTTCGCATTTAGTAACAGGAGACAGAGAATATTTTTATCCAATTCATCTTGCTATCGAGTTGACTGATAGATGTAATTTGAGATGTTTGCATTGTTATAGAAGTTCTACTTGCGAAGGGATTTTTATAGAGAAAGATAAATTATTTAAAATTGTAGAAGTATTAACTAAAAAAGGACTCCGAATGGTAGAATTGACAGGTGGAGAACCTACTTTACATCCTAATTTTATTGAAATATTAAGCTATCTTTTGAGTAAATTAGAACTTGTCGCTATATTAACAAATGGGACTACAATAGAAGAACAAGTCTATAAATTTTTAAAAATAAATTCTGATAAGTTGTTAATAAATGTGAGTTTAGATAGTTCAACACCAGAATTTCATGATAAATTTAGAGGTGTAAAAGGTTCATGGGAAAAAGCGTGTAAAATAATTGCAAAATTAAGTAATGATGGTTTTATTGTGAGAGTTGCGATGAGTATTGCTCCTGAAAACATGATGGATGTTGAAAATACTTTACTTTTGGCAAAAAAGTTAGGAGCTGTTAGTTTTGCATGGGACCTATGTAATTCTTTTGGTAGAGGAAGTAATATAGATTGGAGTATCGTAAGAGATGAAGAATGGATGAAGTACGAAGCAATGTCCAAATACATTCTTAAAAAATATCATTATATGATTAACTTTTTGCCTCCTTCTTCTATAAGAAAAATGTCTTTAGGCGAAGAAAATTGCGGTGCTGGATGGAGAACATTTGTATTAGGGCCAGACGGAAATTTAAGAATATGTGTTAATAGTCCTATAACTTTATTTAAAATCGGGAATATTTTTGAAGAAGGAGCAAAAATATTAAAAAATAAAATTTTAGAAGAACTATCTGAAATTCCTCTTCCTCGATATGAGTCTTGTAAAAATTGTAAATTTTATGCCTTTTGTAATAACTGTATAGTTAAGGCAGTAATTACTGCTAAGAATTATGATAAATGTGAATGGGAAGGTAAAAGGCTTATTGAATATAGCGATATTATTGACAATAATTTAGTTTGTTTTATTAAAAAGAGTATTGTATATTAA
- a CDS encoding nucleotidyltransferase family protein, with product MKKEEIIEKLKENREKIKSFGVKKLGIFGSVVRGELREDSDIDFVVEFERGKATFKNVAGLIDFLEELFGREIDILTPDGIENIRIKHIKEEIKREIEYV from the coding sequence ATGAAAAAAGAGGAGATTATTGAGAAATTAAAAGAAAACAGAGAAAAGATAAAAAGTTTCGGAGTAAAAAAGTTAGGAATATTTGGATCAGTAGTGAGAGGAGAGCTAAGAGAGGATAGTGATATTGATTTTGTTGTAGAATTTGAAAGAGGCAAGGCAACTTTCAAAAATGTTGCAGGACTTATAGACTTTCTTGAAGAATTATTTGGAAGAGAGATAGATATTTTAACTCCTGATGGTATTGAAAATATAAGGATAAAGCATATAAAAGAAGAGATAAAAAGAGAGATTGAATATGTCTAA
- a CDS encoding HepT-like ribonuclease domain-containing protein — MSKRGDREFLIDMLIACEKIIKYTKNLSYKDFQNNDMIIDAVVRNIEILGEASKNISKELKERYKEVGWREISKTRDKIIHFYFGVDLSIAKDPLFSLFLIY; from the coding sequence ATGTCTAAACGTGGAGATAGAGAGTTCTTAATAGATATGCTTATTGCGTGCGAGAAGATAATAAAATACACAAAGAATCTATCTTACAAGGATTTTCAAAATAATGATATGATTATTGATGCTGTTGTAAGGAATATTGAAATTTTAGGGGAAGCCTCTAAGAATATCTCTAAAGAATTGAAAGAAAGATATAAAGAAGTTGGGTGGCGAGAGATATCAAAAACGAGAGATAAAATAATTCATTTTTATTTTGGTGTTGATTTGAGCATAGCAAAGGACCCTCTTTTTAGCTTATTCCTTATTTATTGA
- a CDS encoding MjaI family restriction endonuclease: MPKEWILNMATNRWGLNKKESVGPVALWIRECDPKNVEEWRTFYYKRLGEFLQRKGINLSSSEYLTDLGRKLYVKISEVMKSEIENITEEDCVNYIYELVIKRTFEGYRTEIETIYGQLQNILEVEIKPAPDKWDRLYNYEQTPEIYKWKEWLSRTHERFEKEVGGKVFIIFSLKRDKKRKF, translated from the coding sequence ATGCCAAAGGAATGGATATTAAATATGGCAACAAATAGATGGGGATTAAATAAGAAAGAGAGTGTTGGACCTGTAGCTTTGTGGATTAGGGAGTGTGATCCTAAAAATGTTGAGGAATGGAGAACATTTTATTATAAAAGGTTAGGAGAATTTTTGCAGAGGAAAGGTATTAATTTATCCTCATCAGAATATCTTACAGATTTAGGGAGGAAATTATATGTAAAAATATCCGAAGTAATGAAATCTGAGATTGAGAATATAACAGAGGAAGATTGTGTTAATTACATTTATGAATTGGTAATAAAAAGGACTTTTGAGGGCTATAGAACAGAAATTGAAACCATTTATGGTCAATTACAGAATATTTTGGAGGTTGAGATAAAGCCAGCCCCTGATAAATGGGATAGATTGTATAACTATGAGCAGACACCCGAAATTTATAAATGGAAGGAATGGTTAAGTAGAACTCATGAGAGATTTGAAAAAGAAGTAGGAGGGAAAGTATTTATAATATTTTCTCTCAAAAGAGATAAAAAAAGGAAATTTTAA
- a CDS encoding beta/gamma crystallin-related protein, with amino-acid sequence MGGLDTIFDDMPNVPGIGLTSQTDSDYPFLGIEWFVNYSLIAKNMFEADYPGGFTRLQNIERLEEGIRNRSDFGEIVKVNYSKVQSLAPLESSIIIDAYRFLANATLDYENVVKWLRIRVPEVMDLDTGEGWDNINNEEPGGTSDYWVMFVINNEFDYPYTEAEYVDKSHPYTIWGVLKPLWDDRNVRIQVRMFESDSGLRGSQHKDEEMDIRTGAGKDFVFEFDPRSMSYSISLGTKVWGIPAGFFIKSNGEGDLRARIYVKVWIMGDRKDELFYPVFYEDKNCDGFYFPVLNDIPDLSQVGFNDRVSSIYLPPSLWELEVYEDQNYKGSRLLVQSTFSDLHSREVKMGDKISSVRNLKYPRDLLEFPIFYENKNFSGAFLKLPYSLPNNAICGFYSELSQYKFNDRISSIKIPSGWKIIVYENTHFEGKEMEITSSISDLSSMGWNDRISSIRIIPPLSVISLKPVEGPIKIAENLAIINTVRESLKDFPEKYINSTFFYKRGDVKIPKDINIELDIKYLSIKSNYAYIEVEGKNYYFYLCILLSKENDFWRVKEIINPYYVLCSDKDESIDVHQWIYKKLNEKYFLLPRDIFPYLNPERRMLLSILREKLKNLISENTVFVVREYRAEGENITIRAYPRSLDGLSQYELVSAIFKREEEAWRLIKL; translated from the coding sequence ATGGGGGGCTTAGATACAATCTTTGATGATATGCCTAATGTTCCTGGTATTGGTCTAACTTCTCAGACCGATTCTGATTATCCCTTTTTAGGTATAGAGTGGTTTGTAAATTATTCCTTAATTGCTAAGAATATGTTTGAAGCAGATTATCCAGGGGGCTTTACAAGGTTGCAAAATATTGAGAGATTAGAGGAGGGAATTAGAAATAGAAGTGATTTTGGAGAAATAGTAAAGGTAAATTATTCTAAGGTTCAGAGCTTAGCTCCTCTTGAGAGTAGTATTATCATTGATGCTTATAGATTTTTGGCAAATGCTACTTTAGATTATGAGAATGTTGTGAAGTGGTTGAGAATAAGAGTTCCTGAAGTAATGGACTTGGACACTGGGGAGGGTTGGGATAACATTAACAATGAAGAGCCAGGGGGGACGAGTGACTATTGGGTTATGTTTGTTATAAATAACGAATTTGATTATCCTTATACTGAGGCTGAGTATGTAGATAAGAGTCATCCATATACTATATGGGGAGTTTTAAAGCCTCTGTGGGATGATAGGAATGTGAGGATACAAGTAAGAATGTTTGAAAGCGATTCTGGACTGCGTGGCTCTCAGCACAAAGATGAAGAGATGGATATTAGAACAGGAGCGGGAAAGGATTTTGTGTTTGAATTTGATCCAAGAAGTATGAGTTATTCAATAAGCTTAGGTACAAAAGTTTGGGGTATTCCAGCAGGATTTTTTATAAAAAGCAATGGGGAAGGAGATTTGAGAGCAAGGATATATGTTAAAGTATGGATTATGGGGGATAGAAAGGATGAACTCTTTTACCCTGTATTTTATGAGGATAAAAACTGCGATGGTTTTTATTTTCCTGTTTTGAATGATATACCAGACTTATCTCAAGTAGGATTTAATGATAGAGTATCATCCATATACTTGCCTCCTTCTCTTTGGGAATTAGAGGTGTATGAGGATCAGAATTATAAAGGGAGTAGGTTATTAGTGCAGAGTACTTTTTCAGATTTACATTCAAGGGAAGTAAAAATGGGTGATAAAATTTCATCTGTAAGAAATTTAAAGTATCCAAGAGATTTGCTTGAATTTCCTATATTTTATGAGAACAAAAACTTTTCTGGAGCTTTCTTAAAGCTCCCTTATAGCTTGCCTAACAATGCCATATGTGGTTTTTACTCTGAACTTTCTCAATACAAGTTTAATGATAGGATATCATCAATAAAGATTCCTTCTGGTTGGAAGATAATTGTTTATGAAAATACCCATTTTGAAGGAAAAGAGATGGAAATTACATCCTCAATAAGTGATCTAAGTAGTATGGGATGGAATGATAGAATTTCTTCTATAAGAATAATTCCACCTTTGTCCGTAATTTCTCTAAAACCTGTGGAAGGCCCTATAAAAATTGCTGAAAATCTTGCAATTATAAACACTGTAAGGGAATCTTTAAAAGATTTTCCAGAGAAATACATTAATTCAACCTTTTTTTATAAAAGAGGAGATGTAAAAATTCCTAAGGATATAAATATAGAGCTTGATATCAAATATTTAAGCATAAAAAGTAACTATGCATATATAGAGGTTGAGGGTAAAAATTACTATTTTTATCTTTGTATATTGCTTTCAAAAGAAAATGATTTTTGGAGAGTAAAAGAGATAATAAACCCCTATTATGTGTTATGTTCTGATAAAGATGAGAGTATAGACGTACATCAGTGGATTTACAAAAAACTTAATGAAAAATATTTTCTCCTTCCTCGGGATATTTTTCCTTATTTAAATCCTGAAAGAAGAATGCTTCTTAGTATATTAAGAGAAAAATTAAAAAATTTGATTTCCGAAAACACAGTTTTTGTGGTGAGAGAATATAGAGCTGAAGGAGAAAATATAACAATCAGAGCTTATCCAAGATCTCTTGATGGCCTTTCTCAATATGAGCTTGTGAGTGCTATTTTTAAAAGAGAGGAGGAAGCATGGAGATTAATTAAATTATAG
- a CDS encoding HET-C-related protein, with the protein MKNKIFLFSLFFIFLLSLQFVKIAFGFSMGYHYDLIREVMRKEGLSKGAISVALAGNSYVDIFQEDVVEYVIDDDFCRVSKRLVDFLHFDNLYGKDVIDRYWRQLIFNTYNALREKVEKNDKLGALLIIGISSHIVQDFYAHSNWAELDLNTLSGIKDATYFDIMYRSYNTLDKAISNLKNLGGMYYGVSGLTTHWGKISHDILNKDHSGRPYFDWAYRSAYKGSLQWLRLIKKWIIEDFKKETFWNSLINYDFKEGNKKHLYTLTDFDEGTIRWLCTYGGAWKAPRIWGA; encoded by the coding sequence ATGAAAAACAAAATATTTCTTTTTTCTCTATTTTTTATCTTTTTACTTTCTCTTCAGTTTGTGAAAATAGCTTTTGGTTTTTCCATGGGGTACCATTATGATTTGATTAGAGAAGTAATGAGAAAGGAAGGACTAAGTAAAGGTGCCATTTCTGTTGCTCTTGCTGGAAATTCTTATGTGGATATATTTCAAGAAGATGTAGTAGAGTACGTAATTGATGATGATTTTTGTAGAGTTTCAAAAAGATTAGTAGATTTTCTACATTTTGATAATCTCTATGGCAAAGATGTCATTGATAGGTATTGGAGACAGCTAATATTCAATACTTATAATGCCTTAAGGGAGAAAGTTGAAAAAAACGACAAATTAGGAGCACTTTTAATAATAGGTATTTCTTCTCATATAGTTCAGGATTTTTATGCCCATTCCAATTGGGCAGAATTAGATTTAAATACCCTCTCAGGTATTAAAGATGCCACATATTTTGACATAATGTATAGATCCTACAATACCTTAGATAAAGCAATCTCAAATCTTAAAAATCTTGGCGGTATGTATTATGGGGTAAGTGGACTCACAACCCATTGGGGAAAGATAAGTCATGATATCTTAAATAAGGATCATTCAGGAAGACCTTACTTTGATTGGGCATATAGATCTGCATATAAAGGTTCCTTGCAATGGCTAAGGTTAATCAAAAAGTGGATAATTGAAGACTTTAAAAAAGAGACTTTTTGGAACAGTCTTATAAACTATGATTTCAAAGAAGGGAATAAGAAACATTTATATACTTTGACAGATTTTGATGAAGGAACCATAAGATGGCTTTGTACTTATGGTGGTGCTTGGAAGGCTCCCAGAATATGGGGGGCTTAG
- a CDS encoding Ig-like domain-containing protein: MAILDLQDGSKVSGEVLVKVNASDNVGVTKVEIYIDQNMIKEFSQALYEYAWDTKDLTYGSTHTLKAMAYDKTGNVGETLKITVVIGDNQVPQVTITSPQNEDLVDNITTIVVQVVEKSPKIKVNKTPSSVSKVEFYVDDQIIGTKTEGINGTYICSWNTQSFETENHTITVRAYNAEGNIGSASINVGKNTFLKWKYSAGYVYACPSIGDDGTIYIVANGLYALNPNGSVKWQKQGDGFISMTEAYEWVAVKSQAYNPPKYPLFDDNGDKVGSSYRTSEIWVQKDGKTLINGAQNNAPDGFDLCLLDDSGKTVRGVWVLWMALFQAQEMALREK; this comes from the coding sequence GTGGCAATCCTAGATCTACAGGATGGTAGTAAAGTTTCAGGAGAAGTTTTAGTAAAGGTTAATGCTTCTGATAATGTAGGGGTAACAAAGGTGGAAATTTATATCGATCAAAATATGATAAAAGAATTTAGTCAAGCCCTATATGAATATGCATGGGATACAAAGGATTTAACTTATGGTTCAACTCATACTTTAAAAGCAATGGCGTATGATAAAACAGGAAATGTAGGAGAGACTCTTAAAATAACAGTAGTAATAGGAGATAATCAAGTGCCACAGGTTACTATAACCTCTCCTCAAAATGAAGATTTAGTTGATAATATAACTACTATTGTAGTACAGGTTGTTGAGAAAAGTCCAAAAATTAAAGTTAATAAAACTCCAAGTTCTGTAAGTAAAGTTGAATTTTATGTAGATGATCAAATTATAGGAACAAAAACAGAAGGTATTAATGGAACTTACATATGTAGTTGGAATACACAAAGTTTTGAGACAGAAAATCATACTATTACAGTGAGAGCATATAATGCGGAGGGAAATATAGGCTCTGCAAGTATTAATGTAGGTAAAAATACATTTTTAAAGTGGAAATATTCAGCAGGTTATGTATATGCCTGTCCTTCTATAGGAGATGATGGAACAATATACATTGTTGCTAATGGGCTTTATGCTCTTAATCCTAATGGAAGTGTAAAGTGGCAAAAACAAGGTGATGGCTTTATTTCTATGACTGAAGCTTATGAGTGGGTTGCTGTTAAATCTCAAGCATATAATCCTCCTAAATATCCCTTATTTGATGATAATGGAGATAAGGTGGGAAGCTCATATAGGACCTCAGAGATATGGGTTCAAAAAGATGGTAAAACATTGATAAACGGTGCCCAGAATAATGCTCCTGATGGTTTTGATCTATGTCTTTTAGATGATAGTGGAAAAACAGTAAGGGGTGTATGGGTGTTATGGATGGCGTTGTTCCAAGCCCAAGAAATGGCTTTAAGGGAGAAGTAA
- a CDS encoding carboxypeptidase-like regulatory domain-containing protein gives MLKKLLFPMILVVLLVSFSLSQSQLSYATLEGLVTSKDRIPVEGAKILVLGTDCTAISDEEGKYYIKNIPVLGEEEKFLIEVIEPNNNARVVSNTFSIRSGLNKIDFQISLSLTFGNYYGDFRWETPFSVKETRDANYIISGISSYAPRNNIYLLKVDRYGRKIWGRTYLINKDFTNSYVIEDDKGYLISATSNNGDIHLLKTSTDGGFLWEAVYGRPDSVETVNSVILTDTGDYLVVGRIKTLDKDGKNYMMDALVIKFDKNGHKLWDVIFGEKGDDEFSNAIQARNGDFILAGTFDMSRLSKGVIYRIDKDGRLIWNKKLSGEGPVRGERLIPTDQGYLVGGYAYKDLRHGFYLAYFNDKGDILWRKNYNKKGMKIFLTTISMVKSNFIIGGYTLEDEIFSPYIMLTDLKGEMLKKIVKAGLNRVVRSAITTKDLYSVFVGFVESEKDRNIWIYKTKF, from the coding sequence GTGCTTAAAAAATTACTATTTCCCATGATTTTAGTAGTTTTATTGGTTTCCTTTTCCTTAAGTCAAAGTCAACTTTCTTACGCTACCTTAGAAGGCCTAGTAACTAGTAAAGATAGAATTCCGGTAGAGGGAGCAAAGATATTAGTACTTGGAACAGACTGTACAGCTATAAGTGATGAAGAGGGAAAATATTACATAAAGAATATTCCAGTTTTAGGTGAGGAAGAAAAATTCTTGATTGAGGTTATCGAACCTAACAATAATGCTAGGGTAGTAAGTAATACTTTTTCTATAAGAAGTGGATTAAACAAAATAGATTTTCAGATTAGTTTGAGCCTTACTTTTGGTAATTATTATGGGGATTTTAGATGGGAGACTCCTTTCTCAGTAAAAGAGACAAGAGATGCAAATTATATAATTTCGGGAATATCCTCCTATGCACCAAGGAACAATATATACCTTTTGAAAGTAGATAGGTATGGAAGAAAAATCTGGGGTAGAACTTATTTAATAAACAAAGATTTTACAAACTCTTATGTAATAGAAGATGATAAAGGATATCTTATATCTGCCACCTCTAATAACGGAGATATCCATCTTTTAAAAACTAGTACTGATGGGGGATTTTTGTGGGAGGCAGTTTATGGAAGACCAGATAGTGTGGAAACAGTAAATAGTGTTATTTTAACTGATACTGGAGATTATTTAGTAGTTGGAAGAATAAAAACTTTGGATAAAGATGGTAAAAATTATATGATGGATGCTCTTGTGATTAAATTTGACAAAAATGGCCACAAACTTTGGGATGTTATTTTTGGAGAAAAGGGTGATGATGAGTTTAGTAATGCGATTCAGGCAAGGAATGGTGATTTTATTTTAGCAGGTACTTTTGATATGTCACGTTTATCTAAAGGAGTAATATATCGGATTGATAAGGATGGAAGGCTAATTTGGAATAAAAAGTTGTCAGGGGAAGGTCCGGTACGTGGAGAAAGACTTATTCCTACAGATCAAGGATATTTAGTAGGAGGATATGCTTATAAAGATTTAAGGCACGGTTTTTATTTGGCTTATTTTAATGATAAAGGGGATATATTGTGGAGAAAGAATTATAACAAAAAGGGTATGAAAATATTTCTCACAACCATTTCAATGGTAAAATCAAATTTTATCATAGGAGGTTATACTTTAGAGGACGAAATTTTTAGTCCCTATATTATGCTTACTGATCTTAAAGGAGAGATGTTGAAAAAAATAGTAAAAGCTGGCTTAAATAGAGTAGTTAGAAGCGCTATTACCACAAAAGATCTTTATAGTGTTTTTGTGGGTTTTGTGGAGAGCGAAAAAGACAGAAATATTTGGATATATAAAACAAAATTTTAA